The Pseudomonas kermanshahensis genome includes a window with the following:
- a CDS encoding esterase/lipase family protein, giving the protein MGQELATRYPVVLVPGMLGFVRVLLYPYWFGIVPALRKGGAQVHAVQVSPLHSSEVRGEQLLAIIEGICQRSGAAKVNLIGHSQGALDARYAAAKRPDRVASVTSVAGPNHGSELADHLERTAPGDSPQGRMLKAVLHGVAVLLVWLETGWRRDPLPIDVHASHQALTSAGVALFNQAYPQGLPDTWGGDGPAQVNGVRYYSWSGTLQPGLTDRGRNRFDGSNRFCRLFARSFVKEKGHCDGMVGRFSSHLGQVIGDDYPLDHLDIVNQSLGAVGKGAEPVRLFTEHAARLKAAGL; this is encoded by the coding sequence ATGGGGCAGGAACTGGCTACGCGATACCCTGTGGTGCTGGTGCCGGGCATGCTCGGCTTCGTGCGGGTACTGCTTTATCCCTACTGGTTCGGGATCGTGCCGGCCTTGCGCAAGGGCGGCGCGCAGGTGCATGCCGTGCAGGTGTCGCCGTTGCATTCCAGCGAAGTGCGCGGCGAGCAGTTGCTGGCGATCATCGAAGGCATCTGCCAGCGCAGCGGCGCGGCCAAGGTCAACCTGATCGGCCACAGCCAAGGCGCCTTGGATGCGCGCTATGCGGCCGCCAAACGGCCCGACCGGGTGGCTTCGGTGACGTCGGTGGCGGGGCCCAACCATGGCTCCGAACTGGCTGACCACCTGGAACGCACTGCGCCTGGCGATTCACCCCAAGGGCGCATGCTCAAGGCGGTGCTGCATGGCGTGGCAGTGCTGCTGGTGTGGCTGGAAACCGGCTGGCGGCGGGACCCGCTGCCCATCGATGTGCACGCCTCGCACCAGGCGCTGACCAGTGCCGGGGTGGCGCTGTTCAACCAGGCTTATCCACAGGGCCTGCCCGACACCTGGGGCGGTGATGGGCCCGCGCAGGTCAACGGCGTGCGCTACTACTCCTGGTCAGGCACCTTGCAGCCTGGCCTGACTGACCGAGGGCGCAACCGCTTTGACGGCAGCAACCGCTTCTGCCGCTTGTTCGCCCGCAGCTTCGTCAAGGAAAAGGGCCATTGCGACGGCATGGTCGGGCGCTTCAGCTCGCACCTGGGGCAGGTGATCGGCGATGACTACCCGCTCGATCACCTGGACATCGTCAACCAGTCGCTGGGGGCAGTCGGCAAGGGCGCCGAACCGGTGCGGCTGTTCACCGAACACGCCGCCCGGCTCAAAGCTGCGGGGCTATGA
- the osmE gene encoding osmotically-inducible lipoprotein OsmE, with translation MYKQTLAILLASATLAACGSRPENPVDYVTYRDEPLVKQVEHGMTMQKVIAIGGSPSNVIDLPHGGTCNDYILNRDGKQQPYYVRFDATGHVDAKGFKTCKQRQEDSDAVHGA, from the coding sequence ATGTACAAGCAGACCCTGGCAATCCTTCTGGCCAGTGCAACCCTGGCCGCCTGCGGCAGCCGCCCGGAAAACCCGGTGGATTACGTCACCTACCGTGACGAACCGTTGGTCAAGCAGGTCGAGCACGGCATGACCATGCAGAAGGTCATTGCCATCGGCGGCAGCCCGTCGAACGTGATCGACCTGCCGCACGGGGGCACCTGCAACGACTACATCCTCAACCGCGACGGCAAGCAGCAGCCCTACTACGTGCGTTTCGACGCCACCGGGCATGTCGACGCCAAGGGCTTCAAGACGTGCAAACAACGACAAGAGGACAGCGACGCCGTCCACGGCGCGTGA
- a CDS encoding ferritin-like domain-containing protein, protein MSNVELTDVKTLRERARQHVEQGAVTEGYHADRTEILRLLNESLATELVCVLRYKRHYFMASGIKASVAAEEFLEHANQEAEHADKLAERIVQLGGEPDFNPDNLTKNSHAQYVAGSNLKEMVLEDLVAERIAIDSYREIIQYIGDSDPTTRRIFEDILAQEEEHADDMSDLLQGL, encoded by the coding sequence ATGAGCAACGTTGAACTGACCGATGTGAAAACCCTGCGCGAACGTGCCCGCCAGCACGTGGAGCAAGGCGCGGTGACCGAGGGTTACCACGCCGACCGTACCGAGATCCTGCGCCTGCTCAACGAGTCGCTGGCCACCGAATTGGTCTGCGTGCTGCGTTACAAGCGTCACTACTTCATGGCCAGCGGTATCAAGGCCAGCGTGGCAGCCGAAGAGTTTCTGGAGCATGCCAACCAGGAAGCCGAGCATGCCGACAAGTTGGCCGAGCGGATTGTCCAGCTGGGTGGCGAGCCGGACTTCAACCCGGACAACCTGACCAAGAATTCCCATGCCCAGTACGTGGCAGGTAGCAACTTGAAAGAAATGGTGCTTGAAGACCTGGTGGCCGAGCGCATTGCGATCGACAGCTACCGCGAGATCATTCAGTACATTGGTGATAGCGACCCGACCACGCGCCGTATTTTTGAAGACATCCTGGCGCAGGAAGAAGAGCACGCGGACGATATGTCCGATTTGCTGCAAGGGCTGTAA
- a CDS encoding AsmA family protein has protein sequence MTRPARILVWTLATLLTLVAILVVVIATFDWNRVKPLLNEKVSEALHRPFAINGNLAVKWRTEPEEGGWRAWVPWPHFIAEDLTLGNPDWLKEPKMVGLERVEFRLAPLPLVFQQIVIPRINLTKPTASLTRLADGRANWTFDFGPKDENAEPSKWALDIGAIGFDQGNVSLDDQTLKTSMKVQVDPLGKPIPFSDIVGKARAEKTGGAQDYAFGFKAQGRYKGQPVSGTGKIGGLLALQDASQPFPLQADVRIADTHVVLAGTLTDPRNLGALDLRLRLSGNSLGNLYPLTGVTLPDTPAYATDGHLSANLHAEQGATFNYQGFNGKIGDSDIHGDLAFVASQPRPKLSGKLVSNQLLFKDLAPLIGADSNAEQKARGGASKQPTGKVLPVEEFRTDRWRAMDADVEFAGKRIVHSEQLPFNDLSAHVILEDGLLRMAPLRFGVAGGNLASRIRLDGRSVPLQGRAQLTARGFKLKQLFPTFAPMQTSFGELNGDADITGRGNSVAALLGTANGDLRMLINDGAVSRSLMEIAGLNVGNYVIGKLFGDEDVQINCAAADVGIKDGLATTRLFIFDTENAIIYINGTANFASEQLDLKITPESKGLRLFSLRSPLYVRGPFAKPSAGVQAVPLALRGAGMVALGVVAGPAAGLLALIAPSSGDEPNQCTPLLQQMRAGKAPTEVKGKK, from the coding sequence ATGACGCGACCCGCCAGAATCCTCGTCTGGACCCTTGCCACCCTGTTGACCCTCGTGGCGATACTGGTGGTGGTAATCGCCACCTTCGACTGGAACCGCGTCAAGCCGTTGCTCAACGAGAAGGTATCCGAAGCCCTGCACCGGCCGTTCGCGATCAATGGCAACCTTGCCGTGAAGTGGCGCACCGAACCTGAAGAAGGTGGTTGGCGCGCGTGGGTGCCCTGGCCGCACTTCATTGCCGAGGACCTGACCTTGGGCAACCCCGATTGGCTCAAGGAGCCGAAAATGGTTGGCCTCGAGCGGGTGGAATTCCGCCTGGCGCCGCTGCCGCTGGTGTTCCAGCAGATTGTCATCCCCCGCATCAACCTGACTAAACCGACGGCCAGCCTCACTCGCCTGGCCGACGGACGCGCTAACTGGACCTTTGACTTCGGCCCCAAAGACGAAAACGCGGAACCCTCGAAATGGGCGTTGGACATCGGGGCCATCGGTTTTGACCAAGGCAACGTCAGCCTTGATGACCAGACCCTGAAGACCAGCATGAAGGTGCAGGTCGACCCGCTGGGCAAGCCGATCCCGTTCAGCGACATCGTCGGCAAGGCGCGTGCCGAGAAAACCGGCGGCGCCCAAGACTACGCGTTCGGCTTCAAGGCCCAAGGCCGCTACAAGGGCCAGCCAGTGTCGGGCACCGGCAAGATCGGTGGCCTGCTGGCGCTGCAGGATGCCAGCCAACCGTTCCCGTTGCAGGCCGATGTGCGCATCGCGGATACCCACGTAGTGCTTGCCGGTACCCTGACTGACCCGCGCAACCTCGGCGCGCTCGACCTGCGCCTGCGCCTGTCCGGCAATAGCCTGGGCAACCTTTACCCATTGACCGGCGTGACCCTGCCGGACACCCCGGCTTATGCCACCGACGGCCACCTCAGCGCCAACCTGCATGCCGAGCAAGGCGCCACGTTCAATTACCAAGGGTTCAACGGCAAGATCGGCGACAGCGACATCCACGGCGACCTGGCCTTCGTGGCCAGCCAGCCACGGCCCAAACTCTCCGGCAAGCTGGTCTCCAACCAGCTCTTGTTCAAGGACCTGGCGCCGCTGATCGGTGCCGATTCCAACGCCGAGCAGAAAGCCCGCGGCGGAGCCAGCAAGCAGCCGACGGGCAAAGTGCTGCCGGTGGAGGAGTTTCGCACCGACCGCTGGCGCGCCATGGACGCCGACGTCGAATTTGCCGGCAAGCGCATCGTCCACAGTGAGCAATTGCCGTTCAACGACCTGTCTGCCCACGTGATTCTCGAAGACGGCCTGCTGCGCATGGCACCGCTGCGCTTTGGCGTAGCCGGCGGCAACCTGGCTTCCAGGATCCGCCTGGATGGCCGCAGCGTCCCTTTGCAGGGCCGGGCACAGCTGACTGCGCGGGGCTTCAAGCTCAAGCAACTGTTCCCCACCTTCGCGCCGATGCAGACCAGCTTTGGCGAGTTGAACGGCGATGCCGACATCACCGGCCGCGGCAACTCGGTGGCGGCACTGCTGGGCACGGCCAATGGCGACCTGCGCATGTTGATTAACGATGGTGCGGTCAGCCGCAGCCTGATGGAAATCGCCGGGCTGAACGTGGGCAACTACGTGATTGGCAAGTTGTTCGGTGACGAGGACGTGCAGATCAACTGCGCGGCGGCCGATGTCGGCATCAAGGATGGGCTGGCGACGACACGCCTGTTCATCTTCGATACCGAGAACGCGATCATCTACATCAACGGCACGGCGAATTTTGCCAGCGAGCAGCTTGACCTGAAAATCACCCCAGAGTCGAAAGGGCTGCGGCTGTTCTCGCTGCGTTCGCCGTTGTACGTGCGCGGGCCGTTTGCCAAGCCCAGTGCCGGGGTGCAGGCTGTGCCATTGGCGTTGCGTGGCGCGGGGATGGTGGCGTTAGGGGTGGTCGCGGGGCCGGCGGCGGGGTTGCTGGCATTGATCGCGCCGAGCAGTGGGGATGAGCCTAATCAGTGCACACCGTTGTTGCAGCAGATGAGGGCGGGCAAGGCGCCGACTGAGGTGAAAGGCAAGAAATGA
- a CDS encoding phage infection protein, producing the protein MKRHLLTLTLSLLAANAFALPAAEQHLTAESRSSTAEIAQPLKTVAEGGSDRLIERTGRVAEGGSDRLIERTGRVAEGGSDRLIERTGRVAEGGSDRLIERAGQVAEGGADRLIERAGRVAEGGSDRLVELSRVS; encoded by the coding sequence ATGAAACGCCACCTGCTGACCCTGACCCTGTCCCTGCTTGCTGCCAACGCTTTTGCCCTGCCGGCCGCTGAACAGCACCTGACCGCCGAATCGCGTTCCAGCACCGCAGAAATCGCCCAGCCGCTGAAAACCGTTGCCGAAGGCGGTTCGGATCGCTTGATCGAACGCACTGGCCGCGTAGCCGAAGGCGGCTCCGACCGCTTGATTGAACGCACTGGCCGTGTAGCCGAAGGTGGCTCCGATCGCCTGATCGAACGCACTGGCCGGGTTGCCGAAGGTGGCTCCGATCGCCTGATCGAGCGTGCTGGCCAAGTCGCCGAAGGCGGTGCCGACCGTTTGATCGAACGCGCTGGCCGTGTAGCTGAAGGTGGCTCGGATCGCCTGGTTGAACTCAGCCGTGTGAGCTGA
- a CDS encoding TetR family transcriptional regulator: protein MLPRAEQKLQTRQALLDAACQLMESGRGFGSISLREVAKTAGIVPTGFYRHFPDMDALGLALVAEVDTTFRQTIRLVRQNEFEFGGITDASVRIFLDVVAAHRAQFLFLAREQYGGSQAVRQAIARLRQDISDDLATDLARMKRWQHLDTAALAVMADLVVKTVFATLPELIDSPDAGYPQALTAQEKITQQLRFIFVGARHWQGLGNPG from the coding sequence ATGCTGCCGCGCGCCGAACAGAAGCTACAGACCCGCCAGGCCCTGCTCGATGCCGCCTGCCAGCTCATGGAGAGTGGCCGTGGTTTCGGCAGCATCAGCCTGCGCGAAGTGGCGAAAACGGCGGGTATCGTACCGACCGGTTTCTACCGGCATTTCCCCGACATGGACGCACTGGGCCTGGCCCTGGTGGCCGAGGTCGATACCACCTTCCGCCAGACCATCCGCCTGGTGCGCCAGAACGAATTCGAGTTTGGTGGCATTACCGACGCCTCGGTACGCATCTTCCTCGACGTGGTCGCCGCCCACCGCGCCCAGTTCCTGTTCCTGGCCCGTGAGCAATACGGGGGCTCGCAGGCGGTCCGCCAGGCGATTGCCCGCCTGCGCCAGGACATCAGCGACGACCTGGCCACCGACCTGGCACGCATGAAGCGCTGGCAGCACCTGGACACTGCGGCACTGGCGGTGATGGCCGACCTGGTGGTGAAGACCGTATTCGCCACCCTGCCGGAGCTGATCGACAGCCCCGACGCGGGTTATCCACAGGCCCTGACCGCGCAGGAAAAAATCACCCAGCAGTTGCGCTTCATCTTCGTCGGCGCACGCCATTGGCAAGGCTTGGGTAACCCGGGCTGA
- a CDS encoding AGE family epimerase/isomerase yields MSDPRPTPPELARFNQHFAERIVPLWQGPGWNDEMALPFEALDAQHRPLPVQRYRAMACARQLYLFSSRIEQPGAAARAAALFRSLQRHFHDAEHGGWFYSIDAEGKPLDRRKDLYTHAFIVFACAHYWGKVRESLVESALNAALEIISEQFARDDGLYEASLGEDWSDLGSGPLQNPQMHLAEAFLQVLAVREDEGVQQALLHLCEALQAQFIEPQHGLMLEKPNGAVDNWFEPGHQFEWFYLLDTSPLLRGTPLHGSIARAFEYAEQYGVKDSAVLSMLAVDGKVLDATQRIWAQAEYLRALALRSGNEAKLAAQLQAMEQRFLHDGGWYECRDGEGAVSRHDMPSTTPYHLATCLEGLQRLQ; encoded by the coding sequence ATGTCCGACCCCCGCCCCACTCCGCCCGAACTGGCCCGCTTCAACCAGCACTTCGCCGAGCGTATCGTGCCGCTGTGGCAAGGCCCGGGCTGGAACGACGAAATGGCCCTGCCCTTCGAAGCCCTGGACGCCCAGCACCGCCCATTGCCCGTGCAACGCTACCGGGCGATGGCCTGCGCTCGCCAGCTGTACCTGTTCAGCAGCCGCATCGAGCAACCCGGCGCGGCAGCGCGAGCGGCGGCGTTGTTCCGTTCGTTGCAGCGGCATTTTCACGATGCCGAGCACGGTGGCTGGTTCTACAGCATCGATGCCGAAGGCAAGCCGCTGGACCGCCGCAAAGACCTCTACACCCATGCGTTCATCGTGTTTGCCTGCGCCCATTACTGGGGCAAGGTTCGCGAGAGCCTGGTGGAGTCTGCACTGAACGCTGCCCTGGAAATCATCAGCGAGCAGTTCGCCCGCGACGACGGCCTGTACGAGGCCAGCCTGGGTGAAGACTGGTCCGACCTGGGCAGCGGCCCGCTGCAGAATCCGCAGATGCACCTGGCCGAAGCGTTCCTGCAGGTGCTTGCCGTGCGTGAGGATGAAGGCGTGCAGCAGGCCCTGCTGCACCTGTGCGAGGCCCTGCAGGCGCAGTTCATCGAACCGCAGCATGGCCTGATGCTGGAAAAGCCAAATGGCGCTGTGGATAACTGGTTCGAACCGGGTCATCAGTTCGAGTGGTTTTACCTGCTCGATACCTCGCCCCTGCTACGTGGCACGCCACTGCATGGCTCCATTGCCCGCGCCTTCGAATACGCCGAGCAGTACGGGGTTAAAGATTCGGCGGTGCTGTCGATGCTCGCGGTGGACGGCAAGGTGCTCGATGCCACCCAGCGGATCTGGGCCCAGGCGGAGTACCTGCGGGCGCTGGCGTTGCGGTCAGGGAATGAGGCGAAACTGGCTGCGCAATTGCAGGCGATGGAGCAGCGGTTCCTGCATGACGGCGGCTGGTATGAGTGCCGAGATGGCGAGGGCGCGGTCAGCCGACATGACATGCCTTCCACTACGCCTTATCACTTGGCGACTTGCCTGGAAGGGCTTCAGCGCTTGCAATGA
- a CDS encoding SDR family oxidoreductase, with translation MTSTVFITGATSGFGEATARRFAQAGWKLILTGRRKERLDALCAELSAQTEVHGLVLDVRDRKAMEAAIGNLPPGFDKLRGLVNNAGLALGVDAAQNCSLDDWETMVDTNIKGMMYTTRLLLPRLIAHGRGASILNVGSVAGNYPYPGSNVYGGTKAFVGQFSLSLRCDLRGTGVRVSNIEPGLCESEFSLVRFGGDQAKYDATYAGAEPIQPQDIAETIFWILNQPAHININSLELMPVSQDWAGFSIDRSVKG, from the coding sequence ATGACGTCCACCGTATTCATCACTGGCGCGACTTCCGGTTTCGGCGAGGCCACCGCCCGACGTTTTGCACAGGCCGGCTGGAAGCTGATCCTCACCGGTCGCCGCAAGGAGCGCCTGGATGCGCTGTGCGCAGAACTGTCAGCCCAGACCGAGGTGCACGGGCTGGTGCTCGATGTACGCGACCGCAAAGCCATGGAGGCGGCCATCGGCAACCTGCCGCCTGGGTTCGATAAACTGCGTGGCCTGGTCAACAACGCCGGCCTGGCCCTGGGCGTGGATGCGGCGCAGAACTGCAGCCTGGACGACTGGGAAACCATGGTCGACACCAACATCAAGGGCATGATGTACACCACGCGCCTGCTGCTGCCTCGGTTGATCGCCCACGGGCGTGGCGCGTCGATCCTCAACGTCGGCTCGGTGGCGGGCAATTACCCCTACCCGGGCAGCAACGTGTATGGCGGCACCAAGGCGTTCGTCGGGCAGTTCTCGCTGAGCCTGCGTTGCGACCTGCGCGGCACGGGCGTGCGCGTCAGTAACATCGAGCCGGGGCTGTGCGAGAGCGAGTTCTCGCTGGTGCGTTTCGGTGGCGACCAGGCCAAGTACGACGCCACCTACGCAGGTGCCGAGCCGATCCAGCCGCAGGATATTGCCGAGACCATCTTCTGGATTCTCAACCAGCCGGCGCACATCAACATCAACAGCCTGGAGCTGATGCCAGTGAGCCAGGACTGGGCAGGGTTCTCGATCGATCGGTCGGTCAAGGGCTGA
- a CDS encoding ABC transporter ATP-binding protein, with amino-acid sequence MSAPILELKELDVFYGPIQALKKVSMHINEGETVSLIGANGAGKSTLLMSIFGQPRASSGHIVYRGTDITRKSSHYIASNGIAQSPEGRRVFPDMTVEENLMMGTIPIGDKYAKEDMERMYELFPRLKERRTQRAMTMSGGEQQMLAIARALMSRPKLLLLDEPSLGLAPIVVKQIFATLRELAKTGMTIFLVEQNANHALKLSDRAYVMVNGQIRMTGTGQELLVNEEVRSAYLGGH; translated from the coding sequence ATGAGTGCACCCATTCTCGAGCTGAAGGAGCTGGATGTGTTCTACGGGCCGATCCAGGCCCTGAAGAAGGTGTCGATGCACATCAACGAAGGCGAGACGGTGAGCCTAATCGGTGCCAACGGTGCCGGCAAATCGACCTTGCTGATGTCGATTTTCGGCCAGCCGCGCGCGTCTTCGGGGCACATCGTTTACCGGGGCACAGACATCACCCGCAAGTCGTCGCATTACATCGCTTCCAACGGTATTGCGCAGTCACCTGAGGGGCGGCGGGTGTTCCCCGACATGACCGTCGAGGAAAACCTGATGATGGGCACCATCCCGATTGGCGACAAATACGCCAAGGAGGACATGGAGCGGATGTACGAGCTGTTCCCGCGGTTGAAGGAGCGGCGCACCCAGCGGGCCATGACCATGTCGGGGGGCGAGCAGCAGATGCTCGCCATTGCCCGCGCGCTGATGAGCCGGCCGAAGCTGTTGCTGCTCGATGAGCCATCGCTGGGGCTGGCGCCGATTGTGGTCAAGCAGATCTTCGCCACCTTGCGTGAGTTGGCCAAGACTGGGATGACCATCTTCCTGGTTGAGCAGAATGCCAACCATGCGCTGAAGTTGTCGGACCGGGCGTATGTGATGGTCAATGGGCAGATCCGCATGACGGGCACCGGCCAGGAGTTGTTGGTGAACGAGGAAGTGCGCAGCGCCTATTTGGGCGGGCACTGA
- a CDS encoding ABC transporter ATP-binding protein — MNDDIILSVDNLMMQFGGIKALSDVSLKVRRNQIFALIGPNGAGKTTVFNCLTGFYKASGGRIELNVRGSQTNVIQLLGERFQATDFVSPARFANRLYYKMFGGTHLVNRAGLARTFQNIRLFKEMSVVENLLVAQHMWVNRNLLAGVLNTKAYRKAESDALDHAFYWLEVVDLVDCANRLAGELSYGQQRRLEIARAMCTRPKIICLDEPAAGLNPQETEALSGMIRVLRDEHDITVVLIEHDMGMVMSISDHIVVLDHGNVIAEGAPQEIRNNPTVIAAYLGADEEELV; from the coding sequence ATGAACGACGATATCATTCTGTCGGTCGACAACCTGATGATGCAGTTTGGCGGCATCAAGGCGCTGAGTGACGTAAGCCTCAAGGTCCGGCGCAACCAGATCTTCGCGCTGATCGGCCCCAACGGTGCGGGCAAGACCACGGTGTTCAACTGCCTGACCGGCTTCTACAAAGCCAGCGGCGGGCGTATCGAACTGAACGTGCGCGGCAGCCAGACCAACGTCATCCAGTTGCTCGGCGAGCGCTTCCAGGCGACGGACTTCGTTTCGCCCGCGCGCTTTGCCAACCGCCTGTACTACAAGATGTTCGGCGGCACCCACCTGGTGAACCGCGCCGGCCTCGCCCGGACCTTCCAGAACATTCGCCTGTTCAAGGAAATGTCGGTGGTGGAGAACCTGTTGGTGGCCCAGCACATGTGGGTCAACCGCAACCTGCTGGCCGGGGTGCTCAACACCAAGGCCTACCGCAAGGCCGAGAGCGATGCCCTCGACCATGCGTTCTATTGGCTGGAGGTGGTCGACCTGGTCGATTGCGCCAACCGCTTGGCCGGTGAGTTGTCTTATGGCCAGCAGCGTCGCCTGGAAATCGCCCGGGCCATGTGCACGCGGCCGAAGATCATCTGCCTGGACGAACCGGCTGCCGGCCTCAACCCGCAGGAAACCGAGGCGCTCAGTGGCATGATCCGCGTGCTGCGTGACGAGCACGACATCACCGTGGTGCTGATCGAACACGACATGGGCATGGTCATGAGCATTTCCGACCATATCGTCGTGCTTGACCATGGCAACGTGATCGCCGAAGGCGCGCCACAGGAAATCCGCAACAACCCGACGGTGATTGCCGCCTACCTGGGTGCAGACGAAGAGGAACTGGTATGA
- the livM gene encoding high-affinity branched-chain amino acid ABC transporter permease LivM, whose amino-acid sequence MSTAKTAPVSETNGFDLKRSLLETFVAGLLALIVFGPVVGVVLDGYSFNAEPRRVAWLVGGVMVGRFLLSLYLQTGAGRRMLQGFDNGGSGVHVNAPDYKSRLRYIIPALVVIAIVFPIFANKYLLTVVILGLIYVLLGLGLNIVVGLAGLLDLGYVAFYAIGAYGLALGYQYLGLGFWSVLPLAAIAAALAGCILGFPVLRMHGDYLAIVTLGFGEIIRLVLNNWLSFTGGPNGMPAPSPTFFGLEFGRRAKDGGVPIHEFLGIDYNANLKFVFIYAVLFLVVLAVLYIKHRLTRMPVGRAWEALREDEIACRSMGLNHVLVKLSAFTLGASTAGLAGVFFATYQGFVNPSSFTFFESALILAIVVLGGMGSTVGVVIAAFVLTVAPELLRSFSEYRVLLFGVLMVLMMIWRPRGLIRISRAGVVPRKGVAP is encoded by the coding sequence ATGTCCACTGCCAAAACTGCCCCTGTTTCCGAAACCAATGGTTTCGACCTCAAACGCAGCCTGCTGGAGACCTTCGTCGCCGGCCTGCTGGCACTCATTGTCTTTGGCCCGGTCGTCGGCGTGGTGCTCGACGGCTACAGCTTCAATGCCGAACCCCGCCGCGTGGCGTGGCTGGTTGGCGGGGTGATGGTCGGGCGCTTCCTGCTCAGCCTGTACCTGCAGACGGGCGCCGGGCGGCGCATGCTCCAAGGCTTCGACAACGGTGGCTCGGGCGTGCATGTGAACGCGCCGGACTACAAGTCGCGGCTGCGCTACATCATCCCGGCGCTGGTGGTGATTGCCATCGTCTTCCCAATCTTTGCTAACAAGTACCTGCTGACCGTGGTCATCCTCGGCCTGATCTATGTGTTGCTGGGCCTTGGCCTGAACATCGTGGTCGGCCTGGCGGGCCTGCTCGACCTGGGTTACGTGGCGTTCTACGCCATCGGCGCCTACGGCCTGGCGTTGGGCTACCAGTACCTGGGCCTGGGCTTCTGGAGCGTGCTGCCGCTGGCGGCGATCGCGGCGGCGCTGGCGGGGTGCATACTCGGCTTCCCGGTGTTACGCATGCACGGTGACTACCTGGCGATCGTGACCCTGGGCTTTGGCGAGATCATCCGCCTGGTGCTGAACAACTGGCTGTCGTTCACGGGCGGCCCGAACGGCATGCCGGCACCGTCGCCGACCTTCTTTGGCCTGGAATTCGGCCGCCGGGCCAAGGACGGTGGGGTGCCGATCCATGAGTTTCTTGGCATCGATTACAACGCCAACCTGAAGTTCGTGTTCATCTACGCCGTGCTGTTCCTGGTGGTGCTGGCAGTGCTGTACATCAAGCACCGGTTGACCCGCATGCCGGTTGGCCGTGCCTGGGAAGCCCTGCGTGAAGACGAGATCGCCTGCCGCTCGATGGGCCTGAACCACGTGCTGGTCAAGCTTTCGGCTTTCACCCTGGGGGCTTCCACCGCGGGCCTGGCGGGCGTGTTCTTCGCCACGTACCAGGGCTTCGTCAACCCGTCGTCGTTCACCTTCTTCGAGTCGGCGCTGATCCTCGCCATCGTCGTGTTGGGTGGCATGGGCTCGACCGTCGGTGTGGTGATCGCAGCGTTCGTGCTGACCGTGGCGCCAGAGCTGCTGCGCAGCTTTTCGGAATACCGCGTGCTGCTGTTTGGCGTATTGATGGTGTTGATGATGATCTGGCGACCGCGTGGGCTGATCCGCATCAGCCGTGCCGGTGTGGTCCCGCGTAAAGGAGTGGCGCCATGA
- a CDS encoding ABC transporter permease subunit has translation MDGIFLQQLVNGLTLGSVYGLIAIGYTMVYGIIGMINFAHGEVYMISAYLAAISLALLAYFGVESFPLLMLGTLLFTVVVTGVYGFTIERIAYKPLRNSTRLAPLISAIGISLILQNYAQISQGARQQGVPTLLEGALRVEVGTGFVQLTYTKIFILIAAFVGMGLLTYVIKYTKLGRMCRATQQDRKMASILGINTDRVISYVFVIGAVMAALAGVLITMNYGTFDFYAGFIIGIKAFTAAVLGGIGSLPGAMLGGIILGISESLFSGLINSDYKDVFSFSLLVMILIFRPQGLLGRPLVAKV, from the coding sequence ATGGATGGTATTTTTCTGCAGCAACTGGTCAACGGCCTGACCCTCGGGTCGGTCTATGGCCTGATCGCCATCGGCTACACAATGGTCTATGGCATTATCGGCATGATCAACTTCGCGCACGGCGAGGTGTATATGATTTCCGCGTACCTCGCGGCGATCAGCCTGGCATTGCTGGCCTATTTCGGCGTCGAATCGTTCCCGCTTCTGATGCTGGGCACGCTGTTGTTCACCGTCGTCGTCACGGGCGTCTATGGCTTCACCATCGAACGCATCGCCTACAAACCCCTGCGCAACTCCACCCGTCTGGCACCGCTGATCAGTGCCATCGGCATCTCGCTGATCCTGCAAAACTATGCACAGATCAGCCAGGGCGCCCGCCAGCAAGGCGTGCCAACCCTGCTTGAAGGCGCCTTGCGGGTAGAAGTCGGCACCGGCTTCGTGCAATTGACCTACACCAAGATCTTCATCCTGATTGCCGCATTCGTCGGCATGGGCCTGCTTACCTATGTGATCAAGTACACCAAGCTCGGCCGCATGTGCCGCGCCACGCAGCAAGATCGCAAGATGGCCTCGATCCTGGGCATCAACACCGATCGGGTGATTTCCTACGTATTCGTCATCGGTGCAGTCATGGCCGCACTGGCGGGCGTGCTGATCACCATGAACTACGGCACCTTCGACTTCTATGCCGGCTTCATCATCGGCATCAAGGCGTTCACGGCGGCGGTATTGGGCGGCATCGGCTCGCTACCGGGGGCCATGCTTGGCGGCATCATCCTCGGCATCTCCGAGTCGCTGTTCTCTGGCCTGATCAACTCCGACTACAAGGACGTATTCAGCTTCTCGCTGCTGGTGATGATCCTCATCTTCCGTCCCCAAGGCCTGCTGGGTCGCCCGCTTGTGGCTAAGGTGTGA